The following coding sequences lie in one Megalodesulfovibrio gigas DSM 1382 = ATCC 19364 genomic window:
- a CDS encoding type I restriction endonuclease subunit R, which yields MPPKTKEADFEDGIEYTLLQNGWTRLAASGYDQERALFPAEVLRFLQVTQGDIWSQMQALHGEALEEKLLAALVRELDLKGMLAVLRHGFKFHGKVFRMAFFRPAHGLNPEAVALYAHNTLAVSRQIPCQPGARDTIDLVFSCNGLPVATCELKNPPTGQTWRHAIAQYKQDRDPRAPLFAFKKRALVHFAADTEEVYMTTRLSGDKTYFLPFNRGSAPGAIACGAGNPPHPDGARTAYLWQDVLARDSFLDILGSYMFLQREEKRIQDGEGGKKIIIVEKMIFPRFHQLDAVRALVQGARREGVGRQYLIQHSAGSGKTNSISWLSHRLASLHDEQDGKVFDCVLVITDRQILDRQLQDAIYQIEHRQGVVKPIDQDSKQLAAALVDGTPIVITTLQKFPFVLKGLLRQAGAENLDSPDAEARAQAKAWEAAIATRRYAIIIDEAHSSQTGDTARELKAILGAGLQDALPANPEAPGDDFEDALNAVMESRGRQKNLSFFAFTATPKGKTIQLFGRPGASGKPVPFHTYSMRQAIEEGFILDVLKHYTTYKTYFKLVKAVEDDPKYPKKKATRALGKFMSLHPHNIDQKTEVMVEHFRRHVRQRIGGQAKAMVVSSSRLHAVKYMLAFQEYIAANGYTDIRPLVAFSGTVKDPDTGQEFTEPGMNTDVTTGRPIRESQLPETFDSADYQVLLVANKYQTGFDQPLLHTMYVDKRLSDVQAVQTLSRLNRMTPGKDAPFVLDFVNEPDEIYRAFKPYFDSTSLQEEADPQQLESLKHTLDQAQVYHWSEVEAFARIFYKPRERQSPTDHGHMRLHLAPAVDRFKALGLQEGGEEAQALFRDTLSSYTRLYTFLSQIMPYVDPELEKLYSYGRMLLPELPAGKGFVLISPEDKVDLQYYRLQRIYSGAIDLRPDEAEGVKSPTDVGTGKAKDEESPLSGIIDVLNERFQTDFSEGDRLFFEQIKAVAVEDEAVIRTAAANTLDKFQLGIKKIIESIMIQCMAQNDRIVSRYMDDPEFHSVIFGRLTEEIHREVNGGRSRYY from the coding sequence ATGCCCCCCAAGACCAAGGAAGCCGATTTCGAGGACGGCATCGAGTACACCCTTCTCCAGAACGGCTGGACCCGTCTTGCCGCTTCGGGCTACGATCAAGAGCGGGCCCTGTTCCCGGCGGAGGTGTTGCGCTTTCTCCAGGTCACCCAGGGGGACATTTGGAGCCAGATGCAGGCCCTGCATGGCGAGGCCCTGGAGGAAAAGCTCCTGGCCGCCCTGGTCCGGGAACTCGACCTCAAGGGCATGCTGGCCGTGCTGCGGCATGGCTTCAAGTTTCATGGCAAGGTCTTCCGCATGGCCTTTTTCAGGCCGGCCCACGGCCTCAACCCCGAGGCCGTGGCCCTCTATGCCCACAACACCCTGGCCGTCTCGCGGCAGATTCCCTGCCAGCCTGGCGCACGGGACACCATCGACCTCGTCTTCAGCTGCAACGGCTTGCCCGTGGCCACCTGCGAGCTGAAAAATCCCCCCACGGGCCAGACCTGGCGGCACGCCATTGCCCAGTACAAGCAGGACCGCGATCCCCGCGCCCCGCTGTTCGCCTTCAAAAAGCGCGCCCTGGTGCACTTTGCCGCGGACACGGAAGAGGTCTACATGACCACCCGCCTGAGCGGGGACAAGACCTACTTTTTGCCCTTCAACCGCGGCAGCGCCCCCGGCGCCATCGCCTGCGGCGCGGGCAACCCGCCGCATCCCGACGGCGCGCGCACCGCCTACCTGTGGCAGGACGTCCTGGCCAGGGACAGCTTTCTCGACATCCTGGGCAGTTACATGTTCCTGCAACGTGAGGAAAAGCGCATACAGGATGGCGAGGGCGGCAAGAAGATCATCATCGTGGAAAAGATGATCTTCCCGCGCTTCCACCAGCTCGACGCCGTGCGCGCCCTGGTGCAGGGGGCGAGGCGCGAAGGCGTGGGCCGGCAGTATCTGATCCAGCATTCCGCCGGCAGCGGCAAGACCAACTCCATTTCCTGGCTCTCCCACCGCCTGGCCAGCCTGCACGATGAACAGGACGGGAAAGTCTTTGATTGCGTCCTGGTCATCACCGACCGCCAGATCCTCGACCGCCAGTTGCAGGACGCCATCTATCAGATCGAACACCGGCAGGGTGTGGTCAAACCCATTGACCAGGACTCCAAGCAGCTAGCCGCGGCCCTGGTGGATGGCACGCCCATCGTCATCACCACCCTGCAAAAATTCCCCTTTGTGTTGAAAGGCCTGCTGCGTCAGGCCGGGGCGGAGAATCTGGACAGCCCCGACGCCGAGGCCAGGGCCCAGGCCAAGGCCTGGGAAGCGGCCATCGCCACCCGCCGCTACGCCATCATCATTGACGAAGCCCACAGCTCCCAGACCGGCGACACGGCCCGCGAGCTCAAGGCCATCCTCGGGGCCGGCCTGCAGGACGCCCTGCCCGCGAATCCAGAAGCCCCCGGCGACGACTTCGAAGACGCCCTCAATGCCGTCATGGAGTCCCGTGGTCGCCAGAAGAACCTGAGTTTTTTCGCCTTCACCGCCACGCCCAAGGGCAAGACCATCCAGCTCTTCGGCCGGCCGGGAGCCTCGGGCAAGCCCGTGCCGTTCCACACCTACTCCATGCGCCAGGCCATTGAGGAAGGCTTCATCCTGGATGTCCTCAAGCACTACACCACCTACAAGACGTACTTCAAACTGGTGAAGGCTGTGGAGGACGATCCCAAATATCCCAAGAAAAAGGCCACGCGGGCCCTGGGCAAGTTCATGAGCCTGCACCCGCACAACATCGACCAGAAGACCGAAGTCATGGTGGAGCACTTCCGCAGGCACGTGCGCCAACGCATCGGCGGCCAGGCCAAGGCCATGGTGGTCTCGTCCTCCCGGCTGCACGCCGTGAAGTACATGCTGGCGTTTCAAGAATATATCGCCGCCAACGGCTACACCGACATTCGCCCCCTGGTGGCCTTTAGCGGCACGGTCAAGGATCCCGACACCGGCCAGGAGTTCACCGAGCCCGGCATGAACACCGACGTCACCACCGGCCGGCCCATCCGCGAGTCCCAGTTGCCCGAAACATTCGACAGCGCCGACTATCAGGTGCTGCTGGTGGCCAACAAGTACCAGACCGGCTTCGACCAGCCCCTGTTGCACACCATGTACGTGGACAAGCGGCTCTCCGACGTGCAGGCGGTGCAGACCCTCTCCCGCCTGAACCGCATGACCCCCGGCAAGGATGCGCCCTTTGTGCTGGATTTCGTTAACGAGCCCGACGAGATTTACCGCGCCTTCAAACCGTATTTCGACAGCACGAGCCTGCAGGAGGAGGCCGACCCGCAGCAGCTGGAATCCCTCAAGCACACCCTGGATCAGGCCCAGGTGTACCACTGGTCCGAGGTGGAAGCCTTCGCCCGAATCTTCTACAAGCCCCGCGAGCGCCAGAGCCCGACGGACCATGGCCACATGCGCCTGCACCTTGCCCCGGCGGTGGATCGCTTCAAGGCCCTGGGCCTGCAGGAAGGCGGCGAGGAGGCGCAGGCGCTGTTTCGGGACACGCTCTCAAGCTACACCCGGCTCTACACCTTTCTGAGCCAGATCATGCCCTACGTGGATCCCGAGCTGGAAAAGCTCTACAGTTACGGCCGCATGCTTCTTCCTGAGCTTCCGGCCGGCAAGGGATTCGTCCTCATCTCGCCCGAAGACAAGGTGGACCTGCAGTACTACCGCCTCCAGCGCATCTATTCCGGAGCCATCGACCTGCGCCCCGACGAGGCCGAGGGCGTCAAAAGCCCTACGGATGTGGGCACCGGCAAGGCCAAGGACGAGGAATCACCCCTTTCCGGCATCATCGACGTCCTCAACGAGCGCTTTCAGACGGACTTCAGCGAGGGCGACCGGCTCTTTTTCGAGCAGATCAAGGCCGTGGCCGTGGAGGACGAAGCCGTCATCCGCACAGCCGCCGCCAACACCCTGGACAAGTTCCAGCTGGGCATCAAAAAGATCATCGAATCCATAATGATCCAATGCATGGCCCAAAACGACCGCATCGTCTCCCGCTACATGGATGACCCGGAGTTCCATTCCGTGATCTTCGGGCGGCTCACGGAAGAGATTCACCGGGAGGTGAATGGGGGGCGGAGTAGATATTATTGA
- a CDS encoding double-cubane-cluster-containing anaerobic reductase, with protein MPFATVEAFKAAADKNPLRIKEAKEAGRRIAGMYCLYTPMEVIMAADAIPVMLCGTRQDPIPTAEKTLPRNICPLIKSSFGFGLEETCPYFNAADIVVADTTCDGKKKMFEQMAAFKPLHLLHLPHNPTLPEALRFWTSEVARLKERLEMFYGVEITEADLARAIALANRERDALDGMQRLMALKPAPLSGMLMLELLFKSGFFPDKEESCALMEAMVQEVSAAGPGQSPEGPRVLLSGVPMGMGSHKVVKLLEDAGARVVGFENCTGYKRVQRVATDRPPLEAIAARYLATPCSVMTPNTARLDLLAEMIDLFQADAVVDLAWHGCHTYAIEQHAVRTFIQEERGLPYLAVETDYSEADTEQLRVRLEAFLEMQAVAG; from the coding sequence ATGCCATTCGCCACGGTGGAGGCCTTCAAGGCCGCAGCAGACAAGAATCCCCTGCGCATCAAGGAAGCCAAGGAGGCCGGCCGCCGCATCGCCGGCATGTACTGCCTGTATACGCCCATGGAAGTGATCATGGCCGCGGACGCCATCCCGGTCATGCTCTGCGGCACCCGGCAGGATCCCATCCCCACGGCGGAAAAGACCCTGCCGCGCAACATCTGCCCGCTCATCAAAAGCAGTTTCGGCTTTGGTCTGGAAGAAACCTGCCCCTACTTCAACGCCGCAGACATCGTGGTGGCGGACACCACCTGCGACGGCAAGAAGAAGATGTTTGAGCAGATGGCGGCCTTCAAGCCCTTGCATCTGCTGCACCTGCCCCACAACCCCACCCTGCCCGAGGCCCTGCGCTTCTGGACGTCCGAGGTCGCCCGGCTCAAGGAGCGGCTGGAAATGTTCTACGGCGTCGAGATCACCGAGGCCGACCTTGCCCGGGCCATCGCCCTGGCCAACCGGGAACGCGATGCCCTGGACGGCATGCAGCGGCTCATGGCCCTCAAGCCTGCGCCCCTCTCGGGCATGCTCATGCTGGAGCTGCTGTTCAAATCCGGCTTCTTCCCGGACAAGGAAGAATCCTGCGCCCTGATGGAAGCCATGGTCCAGGAAGTGTCGGCAGCCGGGCCGGGCCAGAGTCCCGAAGGACCGCGGGTGCTGCTCTCCGGGGTGCCCATGGGCATGGGCTCGCACAAGGTGGTCAAATTGCTGGAAGACGCCGGCGCGCGGGTGGTGGGCTTCGAAAACTGCACCGGCTACAAACGCGTGCAGCGCGTGGCCACGGACCGGCCGCCCCTGGAAGCCATCGCCGCGCGGTATCTGGCCACTCCCTGTTCGGTGATGACGCCCAACACCGCCCGGCTGGACCTGCTGGCCGAGATGATCGACCTCTTCCAGGCCGACGCCGTGGTGGATCTGGCATGGCATGGCTGCCACACCTACGCCATCGAACAGCATGCCGTGCGCACCTTCATCCAGGAGGAACGCGGCCTGCCGTACCTGGCCGTGGAGACCGACTATTCCGAGGCCGACACCGAACAGCTGCGCGTGCGGCTGGAAGCCTTCCTGGAAATGCAGGCCGTGGCGGGATAA
- a CDS encoding metalloregulator ArsR/SmtB family transcription factor, with translation MDTAPAVFAALGEAARLRLALLLCGGELCVCDLQTVLGLPQSSTSRHLAVLRQAGVVEGRREGKWMYYRLALDETPAGRQLTALLEVLGQTEPQAREDKARLSLLQARRRTCCAPGAGFDGVIFHDARRTDMRNANVLFICEHNSARSQMAEAYVELLSDGEITAASAGFEPRPINPLVVEVMREDGVDLSQKQPQSVFDVFKSGAVFQAVITVCDEAAAGACPVFPGLTHRLHLPFPDPAALEGTQEEKLAQTREIRDQIKAMARDFIAWYRAPKDKRLGSNWEWVDIKGKAQP, from the coding sequence ATGGATACAGCACCTGCTGTCTTTGCCGCGCTGGGCGAGGCCGCCCGCCTGCGTCTGGCCCTGCTGCTGTGCGGGGGCGAATTGTGTGTGTGCGACCTGCAGACCGTGCTGGGGCTCCCGCAGTCCTCCACCTCGCGGCATCTGGCGGTGCTCAGGCAGGCCGGCGTGGTGGAAGGCCGGCGGGAAGGCAAGTGGATGTACTATCGCCTGGCCCTGGACGAGACGCCAGCCGGGCGGCAACTCACCGCATTGCTGGAGGTCTTGGGGCAGACCGAGCCGCAGGCCCGGGAAGACAAGGCTCGCCTTTCCCTGCTGCAGGCCCGGCGGCGCACCTGTTGTGCGCCGGGTGCCGGGTTTGATGGGGTGATTTTTCACGACGCCAGGAGAACCGACATGCGAAACGCCAATGTGTTGTTCATCTGCGAGCACAACAGCGCCCGCAGCCAGATGGCCGAAGCCTATGTGGAGCTGTTGTCCGATGGCGAGATTACCGCCGCCAGCGCCGGGTTCGAACCGCGGCCCATCAACCCGCTGGTGGTGGAGGTCATGCGCGAGGACGGGGTGGACCTTTCCCAGAAGCAGCCGCAAAGCGTGTTCGATGTCTTCAAGTCCGGCGCGGTGTTCCAGGCCGTGATCACCGTGTGCGACGAGGCGGCCGCCGGCGCCTGCCCCGTGTTCCCCGGCCTGACGCACCGGCTGCACCTGCCGTTTCCGGATCCGGCCGCCCTGGAGGGCACGCAGGAAGAAAAGCTGGCCCAGACCCGGGAAATTCGGGACCAGATCAAGGCCATGGCCCGGGACTTCATTGCCTGGTACCGCGCGCCCAAGGACAAGCGCCTGGGCTCCAACTGGGAATGGGTGGACATCAAAGGCAAGGCGCAGCCGTAG
- a CDS encoding acyl-CoA dehydratase activase, translating to MTPSLVAGIDIGSTATKCVILHAQDLSILATAIAPTGWSPREAGEAVLAEGLARVNGLREALGAVVVTGYGRKALPGLGKAMTEISCHARGAHFLQQQARLVLDIGGQDSKIIQLGPDGQVLDFVMNDKCAAGTGRFVANMAAALGMTLEELAAAGLAGTPVQLSSMCAVFAESEIIGSIARGAAPADLAAGIFQSIARRLKALLGRFAPGQPCVFTGGLACNAHIAALLSRHLEQPITPAPWPQHAGAVGAALFAATS from the coding sequence ATGACACCATCCCTCGTCGCCGGCATAGATATTGGCTCCACGGCCACCAAGTGTGTGATTTTGCACGCGCAGGACTTGTCCATCCTGGCCACGGCCATTGCCCCCACGGGCTGGAGCCCGCGCGAGGCCGGCGAGGCCGTGCTGGCCGAGGGCCTGGCCCGGGTGAACGGCCTGCGCGAGGCCCTGGGCGCAGTGGTGGTCACCGGGTACGGCCGCAAGGCCCTGCCGGGGCTGGGCAAGGCCATGACCGAGATCTCCTGCCACGCCCGGGGCGCGCATTTTCTGCAGCAGCAGGCCCGGCTGGTGTTGGACATCGGCGGGCAGGATTCCAAAATCATCCAGCTCGGCCCGGACGGGCAGGTGCTGGACTTTGTCATGAACGACAAGTGCGCCGCCGGCACCGGCCGCTTCGTGGCCAATATGGCCGCCGCCCTGGGCATGACCCTGGAGGAGCTGGCCGCCGCAGGCCTGGCCGGCACGCCGGTGCAGCTCTCCAGCATGTGCGCGGTGTTCGCGGAAAGCGAGATCATCGGCAGCATCGCCCGTGGCGCAGCTCCGGCGGATCTGGCCGCCGGCATCTTCCAGTCCATCGCCCGCCGCCTCAAGGCCCTGCTGGGCCGCTTTGCGCCGGGGCAGCCGTGCGTCTTCACCGGCGGGCTGGCCTGCAACGCCCACATCGCCGCCCTGCTTTCCAGACATCTGGAGCAGCCCATCACCCCTGCCCCCTGGCCGCAGCACGCCGGGGCCGTGGGGGCGGCGCTGTTCGCCGCAACCTCCTGA
- a CDS encoding TOBE domain-containing protein, with protein MKVSARNLLPGTIKAITVGAVNSEVIIEVAPGIEVVSIITKHSVEAMGLKVGSAVKAMVKASNVMVVTD; from the coding sequence ATGAAAGTCAGCGCCCGCAATCTGCTTCCCGGCACCATCAAAGCCATCACCGTTGGCGCGGTGAATTCCGAAGTGATTATTGAAGTCGCTCCCGGCATTGAAGTGGTGTCCATCATCACCAAGCACTCTGTGGAGGCCATGGGCCTGAAGGTCGGCTCCGCCGTCAAGGCCATGGTCAAGGCCTCCAACGTGATGGTTGTGACCGACTAG
- a CDS encoding methyltransferase domain-containing protein codes for MSLAPIHTQVSKAYAEALELATQGQRGGCCGGSVTVFAGYGQEASDYQGVQSLSFGCGNPLALAGVQPGQTVLDLGSGAGLDLLLASDLVGPEGRVIGVDMTEAMLAMARRNIEAAGKSNIEVRQGCIEALPVADANVDWVISNCVVNLSPDKAAVFQEIARVLAPGGQVSISDIVAESLPDCLHGDTAAYCACVGGAIPEAAYLQGLEAVGLVDVRVADRLVYDEPQLRGLLAREDVAGMVGKVASVRVVARKP; via the coding sequence ATGTCCCTTGCTCCCATCCACACGCAGGTTTCCAAAGCCTATGCCGAGGCGCTGGAGCTGGCTACCCAGGGCCAGCGCGGCGGGTGCTGCGGCGGTTCTGTCACGGTGTTTGCCGGATACGGGCAGGAAGCCTCGGACTACCAAGGCGTGCAGTCCCTCTCCTTTGGCTGCGGCAATCCCCTGGCCCTGGCCGGGGTGCAGCCGGGGCAGACCGTGCTGGATCTGGGCAGCGGCGCAGGGCTGGATCTGCTGCTGGCTTCGGATCTCGTCGGGCCCGAGGGGCGCGTCATCGGCGTGGACATGACCGAAGCCATGCTGGCCATGGCCCGTCGCAACATCGAGGCCGCCGGCAAATCCAACATTGAGGTGCGCCAGGGCTGCATCGAGGCCCTGCCCGTGGCGGATGCCAACGTGGATTGGGTCATCTCCAATTGCGTGGTCAATTTGTCACCAGACAAGGCGGCGGTGTTTCAGGAGATTGCCCGGGTGCTCGCGCCGGGGGGGCAGGTGAGCATCTCGGACATTGTGGCCGAGTCCCTGCCGGACTGCCTGCACGGCGACACTGCCGCCTACTGCGCCTGCGTGGGCGGAGCCATCCCGGAAGCAGCCTATCTGCAGGGGCTGGAGGCCGTGGGGCTGGTGGATGTGCGGGTGGCGGATCGGTTGGTGTATGACGAGCCGCAACTGCGCGGCCTGTTGGCCCGGGAGGATGTGGCTGGCATGGTCGGCAAGGTGGCCAGCGTGCGGGTGGTGGCGCGCAAGCCGTGA
- a CDS encoding DUF3010 family protein — MKVLGVTPSAKDVMWAILEGTAEQPKLVPCEMKKQRFATAQDESSMLYELFQFIQTFIHSAGVNKLCVLQAGSSQYGSSSALRIKVESVFQMAGKQRNIPVQLVPPQTLRAQEKKFSQIAGGNPEKIFNDGNEFKPKPWKDTVLVAWIGLIQ, encoded by the coding sequence ATGAAAGTGTTGGGAGTAACACCATCTGCAAAAGATGTGATGTGGGCTATATTGGAAGGCACGGCAGAGCAACCCAAATTGGTTCCTTGTGAAATGAAAAAGCAAAGGTTTGCTACTGCTCAAGATGAGAGTTCAATGCTTTATGAGCTCTTCCAGTTTATCCAGACATTTATTCATAGCGCAGGTGTAAATAAATTATGTGTACTGCAAGCAGGCTCAAGCCAATATGGATCGTCTTCTGCGTTGCGGATTAAAGTTGAGTCGGTATTTCAGATGGCTGGTAAACAGAGGAATATCCCAGTCCAATTGGTCCCTCCACAGACTTTAAGGGCACAGGAAAAGAAATTCTCACAAATTGCAGGCGGCAACCCTGAAAAGATATTCAATGATGGCAATGAGTTTAAACCGAAACCCTGGAAGGATACGGTTCTTGTTGCCTGGATAGGTCTTATACAATGA
- the tsaA gene encoding tRNA (N6-threonylcarbamoyladenosine(37)-N6)-methyltransferase TrmO — protein MHAVAPESFAYRPIGHFRTPHKAIAGMPIQPIGALGVSGSIVLLPGFAQGLQDLDGFSHVIVLYHLHQVRGHSLMVTPFLDTQAHGIFATRSPSRPNPIGLSVLRLAGVSGCCVHVENVDVLDNTPVLDIKPYVPDFDRWDADRIGWFAGKSGQAVQHRSDTRFADAPLAEEDLPVA, from the coding sequence GTGCACGCTGTTGCGCCTGAATCTTTCGCCTATCGGCCCATTGGCCATTTTCGCACGCCGCACAAGGCGATTGCCGGCATGCCCATCCAGCCCATCGGCGCCCTCGGGGTGTCGGGATCCATCGTCCTGCTGCCTGGGTTTGCCCAGGGGCTGCAGGATCTGGACGGCTTTTCCCATGTCATCGTGTTGTATCATCTGCACCAAGTCCGCGGGCATTCATTGATGGTGACGCCATTTCTGGATACGCAAGCGCATGGGATTTTCGCCACCCGTTCGCCGAGCCGGCCCAATCCCATCGGCCTGTCCGTGTTGCGGCTGGCCGGCGTCTCCGGCTGCTGCGTGCATGTGGAAAACGTGGATGTGTTGGACAACACGCCCGTGCTGGACATCAAACCCTATGTGCCGGACTTCGACCGCTGGGATGCCGACCGCATCGGTTGGTTTGCCGGCAAGTCCGGCCAGGCCGTGCAGCATCGCAGCGATACGCGGTTTGCCGACGCGCCCCTCGCCGAGGAAGACCTTCCCGTGGCCTGA
- a CDS encoding serine/threonine protein kinase yields the protein MSGYQVKAIIDHLHAAGKYELRHENKEGMNAYSFVAKHLHLNRDVFLKVYDAVPDEGDIFLEPRFLVEATSSAGGNPHLIEVLDAEMINDDFVLVAMELVDGGSLLNSLKQGPFNLMDAISITKGILQGVSHLHASRFLHRDIKPANVILTKVNGRFHPKIGDFGSMVKLSPGQLSAVASRHSALYVPPEAWSEPSEYDFQSDIYQVGIVLYEMINGPMPYCEESYLDRQSKTLIKKFNCSCFSEVERPDQCSIVNDAICRRARSNKLLSLVEPRPYLYGNIKRIINKATHPERGLRYKTAVEMYNAILSINVPDWGTDGNSYLARNWRGWDWKIEEALR from the coding sequence ATGAGTGGATATCAAGTAAAGGCAATTATAGATCATCTTCATGCGGCAGGAAAATATGAGCTGCGGCATGAGAATAAAGAGGGCATGAATGCATACTCGTTTGTTGCTAAGCATCTTCACTTGAACCGCGATGTTTTCTTGAAGGTCTATGATGCAGTCCCAGATGAAGGCGATATTTTTTTGGAACCACGTTTCTTGGTCGAGGCCACCTCAAGCGCTGGTGGTAACCCACACTTGATAGAGGTCCTCGACGCAGAGATGATAAACGATGATTTTGTTCTTGTTGCGATGGAGCTTGTTGATGGGGGTAGTTTATTAAATTCACTGAAACAAGGACCTTTTAATCTTATGGATGCTATTTCGATAACGAAAGGCATCCTTCAAGGTGTATCCCACTTGCATGCATCTAGATTTTTGCATCGAGATATTAAACCTGCGAATGTGATTCTAACTAAGGTGAACGGTAGATTTCATCCAAAAATTGGTGATTTTGGCTCTATGGTCAAGCTTTCTCCGGGCCAGCTATCTGCAGTTGCCTCGCGGCATAGCGCTCTCTATGTTCCCCCTGAAGCATGGAGTGAACCGTCTGAATATGATTTCCAGTCAGATATTTATCAGGTGGGGATAGTCCTCTATGAAATGATCAACGGACCGATGCCTTATTGTGAGGAATCTTATCTTGACAGGCAATCTAAAACGTTAATTAAAAAATTTAATTGTTCATGTTTTTCAGAAGTTGAGAGGCCTGATCAATGCTCAATAGTAAATGATGCAATTTGCAGGAGAGCAAGGTCCAATAAGCTATTGTCACTGGTTGAGCCGAGACCTTATCTGTATGGAAATATTAAACGGATCATCAACAAGGCAACTCATCCAGAGAGAGGTTTGAGATATAAGACGGCTGTAGAAATGTATAATGCTATCCTTTCAATAAATGTTCCAGATTGGGGTACGGATGGCAATTCCTATTTGGCCCGAAATTGGCGCGGTTGGGATTGGAAAATCGAAGAAGCATTAAGATAA
- a CDS encoding HD domain-containing phosphohydrolase: MNDLNSCRLLLVDDTKTNIDLLVAALMDDYILSVALNGPSALHIAAKLKPDLILLDVMMPEMDGFAVCQQLKADPETSDIPVIFLTAMDDPDMKSKGFQFGAVDYITKPFHAAEVKARVRNHLSLLLARRQLARQNSELEHRVQERTRELEHNYRDTLLRLGLAAEYRDNDTGRHIRRIREFTALLARKSGCTPKEAEDMGLAATMHDIGKIGIPDAILLKPGKLDAQEWQIMQRHAQIGADILACSNSPLLNLSRTIALTHHERWDGTGYPQGLAGETIPLAGRIVGLVDVFDALTSDRPYKPAWSVAEAAAVIHKERGAHFDPALVDLFLDDFDAFLHIYDQHKDGAPGNGSTLALLEEIQHRVQEEEPQL; the protein is encoded by the coding sequence ATGAATGATCTCAACTCGTGCAGACTGCTGTTGGTGGACGATACCAAGACCAACATCGACCTGCTTGTGGCTGCCCTCATGGACGATTACATCCTCTCCGTGGCTCTTAACGGCCCCAGCGCCCTGCACATCGCCGCCAAACTCAAGCCCGACCTCATCCTGCTTGATGTGATGATGCCGGAGATGGACGGCTTCGCCGTCTGCCAGCAGCTCAAGGCCGACCCGGAAACCAGCGACATCCCTGTGATCTTCCTCACTGCCATGGATGATCCGGACATGAAGTCCAAGGGATTCCAGTTCGGCGCCGTGGATTACATCACCAAGCCGTTTCATGCCGCCGAGGTCAAGGCCCGGGTGCGCAACCATCTCTCCCTGCTTCTGGCCCGCCGCCAGCTGGCCCGCCAGAACAGCGAACTGGAACACCGCGTGCAAGAACGCACCCGGGAGCTGGAGCACAACTATCGCGACACCCTGCTGCGCCTGGGCCTGGCCGCGGAATACCGCGACAACGACACCGGCCGGCACATCCGCCGCATCCGGGAATTCACCGCCCTGCTGGCCCGCAAGAGTGGCTGCACGCCCAAGGAAGCCGAAGACATGGGCCTGGCCGCCACCATGCACGACATCGGCAAGATCGGCATCCCCGACGCCATCCTCCTCAAGCCCGGCAAGCTGGATGCGCAGGAATGGCAGATCATGCAGCGCCACGCCCAGATCGGGGCAGACATCCTGGCCTGCAGCAACTCGCCGCTGCTGAACCTCTCGCGCACCATCGCCCTCACCCACCATGAGCGCTGGGACGGCACGGGCTACCCCCAGGGTCTGGCCGGCGAGACCATCCCCCTGGCCGGGCGCATCGTGGGACTGGTGGATGTGTTCGACGCCCTGACCTCGGACCGGCCGTACAAGCCGGCCTGGAGCGTCGCCGAAGCCGCCGCAGTCATCCACAAGGAACGCGGCGCGCACTTTGATCCGGCCCTGGTGGATCTGTTCCTGGACGATTTCGACGCCTTTCTGCATATCTATGACCAGCATAAGGACGGTGCGCCGGGCAACGGCTCCACCCTGGCCCTGCTGGAGGAAATCCAGCACCGCGTGCAGGAGGAAGAACCGCAACTCTGA